The Burkholderiales bacterium genome includes a window with the following:
- the dnaK gene encoding molecular chaperone DnaK codes for MAKIIGIDLGTTNSCVAIVEGGQTKVIENSEGTRTTPSVVAYADDGEILVGAPARRQAVTNARNTIFAVKRLIGRRFEEKEVQKDIGLMPYRIVKADNGDAWVEARGKKIAPQQVSAEILRKMKKTAEDYLGEEVTEAVITVPAYFNDSQRQATKDAGKIAGLEVKRIINEPTAAALAFGLDKKEGNRKIAVYDLGGGTFDISIIEIADVDGEHQFEVLSTNGDTFLGGEDFDQRLIDYIVTEFKKEQGVDLKNDVLALQRLKEAAEKAKIELSSSQQTEINLPYVTADQNGPKHLSIKVTRAKFEALVEDLIERTIEPCRTAIKDADVKLADIADVILVGGQTRMPKVQDVVKAFFGKEPRKDVNPDEAVAAGAAVQASVLAGDRKDVLLLDVTPLTLGIETLGGVLTSLIKKNTTIPTKAQNVFSTADDNQSAVTIHVLQGERQMASGNKSLGQFNLEGIPPAPRGVPQIEVTFDIDANGILHVSAKDKATQKEAKITIKANSGLSDDEIQRMVKDAEAHAEEDRKLMETVQARNGLDALVHSVKKSMGEHGDRIGADEKAKIEAALKDAEELLKQKDAAKDALEAKTEELAKSSQKLGEAMYAKAQAEAQAASGGAGGAGASGDQGGAHGSSAGDEKVVDAEYTEVKDKK; via the coding sequence ATGGCCAAGATCATCGGCATCGACCTCGGGACCACCAACAGCTGCGTCGCCATCGTGGAAGGCGGCCAGACCAAGGTGATCGAGAACTCGGAAGGAACGCGGACCACGCCTTCGGTCGTCGCGTACGCGGACGACGGCGAGATCCTCGTCGGCGCGCCCGCCCGGCGCCAGGCGGTCACCAACGCGCGCAACACGATCTTCGCGGTGAAGCGCCTGATCGGGCGCCGCTTCGAGGAGAAGGAGGTCCAGAAGGACATCGGCCTCATGCCCTACCGGATCGTCAAGGCCGACAACGGCGACGCGTGGGTCGAGGCGCGCGGCAAGAAGATCGCGCCGCAGCAGGTGTCCGCCGAGATCCTGCGCAAGATGAAGAAGACCGCCGAGGACTACCTCGGCGAGGAAGTCACCGAGGCCGTCATCACGGTCCCGGCCTACTTCAACGATTCGCAGCGCCAGGCGACCAAGGACGCGGGGAAGATCGCGGGCCTCGAGGTCAAGCGCATCATCAACGAGCCGACCGCGGCCGCGCTCGCGTTCGGGCTCGACAAGAAGGAGGGCAACCGCAAGATCGCGGTGTACGACCTGGGCGGCGGCACGTTCGACATCTCGATCATCGAAATCGCGGACGTCGACGGCGAGCACCAGTTCGAGGTGCTGTCGACCAACGGCGACACCTTCCTCGGCGGCGAGGACTTCGACCAGCGCCTGATCGACTACATCGTCACCGAGTTCAAGAAGGAGCAGGGCGTCGACCTCAAGAACGACGTGCTCGCGCTGCAGCGCCTCAAGGAGGCCGCGGAGAAGGCGAAGATCGAGCTGTCGTCCTCGCAGCAGACCGAGATCAACCTGCCCTACGTCACGGCCGACCAGAACGGCCCGAAGCACCTGTCGATCAAGGTGACGCGCGCGAAGTTCGAGGCGCTCGTCGAGGACCTGATCGAGCGCACGATCGAGCCCTGCCGCACCGCGATCAAGGACGCCGACGTCAAGCTCGCCGACATCGCCGACGTGATCCTCGTCGGCGGCCAGACGCGCATGCCGAAGGTGCAGGACGTGGTCAAGGCGTTCTTCGGCAAGGAGCCGCGCAAGGACGTGAACCCGGACGAGGCGGTCGCCGCCGGCGCCGCGGTCCAGGCCTCCGTGCTCGCGGGCGACCGCAAGGACGTCCTGCTGCTCGACGTGACCCCGCTGACGCTCGGCATCGAAACGCTGGGCGGCGTGCTGACGTCGCTCATCAAGAAGAACACGACGATCCCGACCAAGGCGCAGAACGTGTTCTCGACCGCGGACGACAACCAGTCGGCGGTGACGATCCACGTGCTGCAGGGCGAGCGCCAGATGGCGTCGGGCAACAAGAGTCTCGGGCAGTTCAACCTCGAGGGCATCCCGCCCGCCCCGCGCGGCGTGCCGCAGATCGAGGTGACCTTCGACATCGACGCGAACGGCATCCTGCACGTGTCGGCGAAGGACAAGGCGACGCAGAAGGAAGCCAAGATCACGATCAAGGCGAACTCGGGACTGTCCGACGACGAGATCCAGCGGATGGTGAAGGACGCCGAGGCGCACGCCGAGGAAGACCGCAAGCTCATGGAGACCGTGCAGGCGCGCAACGGCCTCGACGCGCTGGTCCACAGCGTGAAGAAGTCGATGGGCGAGCACGGCGACAGGATCGGCGCCGACGAGAAGGCGAAGATCGAAGCCGCGCTGAAGGACGCCGAGGAACTCCTGAAGCAGAAGGATGCCGCGAAGGACGCGCTCGAGGCGAAGACCGAGGAGCTCGCGAAGTCCTCGCAGAAGCTCGGCGAAGCGATGTACGCGAAGGCGCAGGCGGAAGCCCAGGCGGCATCGGGCGGGGCGGGCGGCGCGGGCGCCTCGGGTGACCAGGGCGGCGCGCACGGTTCGTCGGCGGGCGACGAGAAGGTCGTCGACGCCGAGTACACGGAGGTGAAGGACAAGAAATAG
- a CDS encoding four helix bundle protein: MDAWKEAMGLAESVYHSTRGYPVAERYGLTAQMRRAAISVPANIAEGFARRSSKELLQFLSIGAGSLSELDTLVELSSRLGLLEDVAELSRRVDRTSGLVMGLAASIERRVR, translated from the coding sequence CTGGACGCCTGGAAGGAAGCGATGGGGTTGGCCGAATCGGTCTACCATTCGACGCGTGGCTATCCTGTGGCGGAACGCTATGGCCTCACGGCGCAGATGCGACGTGCGGCTATTTCCGTTCCTGCCAACATTGCGGAGGGATTCGCGCGGCGCTCGTCGAAGGAGCTCCTGCAGTTTCTCTCGATCGGGGCCGGATCCCTCTCCGAACTCGACACCCTGGTCGAGCTGTCGTCGCGACTGGGCCTTCTCGAAGACGTGGCGGAACTGAGTCGCCGCGTCGACCGCACGAGCGGACTCGTCATGGGGCTCGCGGCATCCATCGAGCGCCGCGTGCGCTGA
- the dnaJ gene encoding molecular chaperone DnaJ, with protein sequence MAKRDYYTVLGVNRDASEDDIKKSYRKLAMKHHPDRNQGDKAAEEKFKEAKEAYEILADAKKRAAYDQFGHAGVDPSAGFGAGARGAGPEGFGGFADAFGDIFGEIFGQGRGGGGNGVFRGADLRYNLELTLEEAARGTEARIRIPAMEGCETCHGSGAKPGTSSKPCPSCQGRGQVRVSQGFFSIQQTCPQCHGTGKYVPDPCATCGGAGRVRKHKTLSVKIPAGVDQDDRIRLSGEGEAGVNGGPPGDLYVVVQLKPHAVFQREGADLHCEMPISFATAALGGEIEIPTLDGHAKVKIPPETQTGQVFRLRNKGIRPVRGSVTGDLYCHVALETPVKLTSRQKEILREFESINQEDPEAHSPKQKTFFDKLKAFFG encoded by the coding sequence ATGGCCAAACGCGACTACTACACCGTGCTGGGCGTGAATCGCGACGCCTCCGAGGATGACATCAAGAAGTCGTACCGGAAGCTCGCGATGAAGCACCACCCGGACCGCAACCAGGGCGACAAGGCGGCCGAGGAGAAATTCAAGGAGGCGAAGGAAGCCTACGAGATCCTCGCCGACGCGAAGAAACGCGCCGCGTACGACCAGTTCGGCCACGCGGGCGTCGATCCGTCCGCGGGATTCGGGGCCGGCGCGCGCGGCGCGGGCCCGGAAGGTTTCGGCGGCTTCGCGGACGCCTTCGGCGACATCTTCGGAGAGATCTTCGGCCAAGGGCGCGGCGGCGGCGGCAACGGCGTGTTCCGCGGCGCCGACCTGCGCTACAACCTCGAACTCACGCTCGAGGAGGCGGCGCGTGGCACCGAGGCGCGCATCCGCATCCCGGCGATGGAAGGCTGCGAGACCTGCCACGGCAGCGGCGCGAAGCCGGGCACCTCGTCGAAGCCCTGCCCGTCGTGCCAGGGGCGGGGCCAGGTGCGCGTGTCGCAGGGCTTCTTCTCGATCCAGCAGACCTGCCCGCAGTGCCACGGCACCGGGAAGTACGTCCCCGATCCCTGCGCGACCTGCGGAGGAGCGGGGCGCGTGCGCAAGCACAAGACGCTGTCGGTGAAGATCCCCGCGGGCGTCGACCAGGACGACCGCATCCGGCTCTCGGGCGAAGGCGAGGCGGGCGTCAACGGCGGCCCGCCCGGCGATCTCTACGTCGTCGTGCAACTGAAGCCGCACGCGGTGTTCCAGCGCGAGGGCGCCGACCTGCACTGCGAGATGCCGATCAGCTTCGCGACCGCCGCGCTCGGCGGCGAGATCGAGATCCCGACGCTCGACGGCCACGCGAAAGTGAAGATCCCGCCCGAGACGCAGACCGGGCAGGTGTTCCGCCTGCGCAACAAGGGCATCCGGCCTGTGCGCGGCTCGGTCACCGGCGACCTCTATTGCCACGTCGCGCTCGAGACGCCGGTGAAGCTCACCTCGCGCCAGAAGGAGATCCTGCGCGAGTTCGAGTCGATCAACCAGGAAGATCCCGAAGCGCACAGCCCGAAGCAGAAGACCTTCTTCGACAAGCTGAAGGCGTTCTTCGGCTGA
- a CDS encoding nucleotidyltransferase family protein, translated as MTSPNAPVGILLAAGSARRFGGDKLLALLPDGTPVGVASARTLVAVLPRTVAVVRSGDDALADALADAGATIVRCARADEGMGASLACGVGATSGASGWVVALADMPWIARTTIARVRAALDAGAGIAAPCVRGERGHPVGFSSAFRDALAALGGDEGARSILASRRDEIMRIEVDDPGALRDVDRPSDLAP; from the coding sequence GTGACCTCGCCGAACGCCCCGGTCGGCATCCTGCTCGCCGCGGGATCCGCGCGCCGCTTCGGCGGAGACAAGCTGCTCGCGTTGCTGCCCGACGGCACGCCGGTCGGCGTCGCGTCCGCTCGCACGCTCGTCGCGGTGCTGCCGCGCACGGTGGCGGTCGTGCGGTCCGGCGACGATGCGCTCGCCGATGCGCTCGCCGATGCGGGCGCGACGATCGTGCGCTGCGCGCGTGCCGACGAAGGCATGGGCGCGAGCCTCGCCTGCGGCGTGGGGGCGACCTCCGGCGCGTCGGGCTGGGTCGTCGCGCTCGCCGACATGCCCTGGATCGCGCGCACGACGATCGCCCGCGTGCGCGCGGCGCTCGATGCCGGCGCAGGCATCGCGGCACCCTGCGTCCGCGGCGAACGCGGGCACCCGGTGGGCTTCTCGTCGGCGTTTCGCGATGCGCTCGCCGCGCTCGGCGGCGATGAAGGCGCGCGGTCGATCCTCGCGTCCCGCCGCGACGAGATCATGCGCATCGAGGTCGACGATCCCGGCGCGCTGCGCGACGTCGACCGGCCGTCCGATCTCGCGCCATGA
- a CDS encoding EAL domain-containing protein, whose amino-acid sequence MSGTGAPPEREGRRSRLLRRLRRHSPPLAADTVAPIVLPPVRVGLLTKFQFLTASLVFLTAVAITGYTFWREWAGGEIELRARATTLATMLAEIAAEPLATGDRASIEQVLRTLEPGTILGYVIVIDTKGRRVAERRYGDSASAEPLPPPAPGSNQAPVSLRRTLGSSTYVETVAPIRVGSSLAARASLRAGEVIGRVQVGLSLQTQAARFRTYAAGVLTVVAIVLVLAMLMALVVSHRLVAPMRRLMRAARSVAGGRLDVHVPTRSRDELGLLTHTFNHMTKRLAESQAEVVSYQRTLEDKVAQRTRELEIATAHAYKLAQHDILTGLPNRSLLNQRLRQIIATAQRDGTQVACLFLDFDHFKRINDTLGHDAGDQLLQSIAQRLGGAVRESDTVARLGGDEFVLVLPGLDPAHATFEVMSVVHRVRESFLAPFKVADQSPTLTCSVGVSIFPLDAQDPATLIKQADTAMYAAKEAGRNAYRFYTADMNARVQQRLQIETDMRRGLMDDEFFLVYQPQVATATGRALAVEALLRWRDPERGVIGPSEFIPIAEESGMIQALGARVLREACRQVADWHRRGMPMRLSVNLSVQQLQHESWLAIVTEALASSGLAARELDLEITESVIITHPDKVVATLGKLKEMGVSITVDDFGTGYSSLSYLARLPIQGLKIDQRFVHGIERNPNDETITQAIIALARSLGLRCVAEGVETRPQIEFLRRHGCEYAQGFLVCPPLESEELRAWWTTRASEPSAAQPELFPAGT is encoded by the coding sequence ATGAGCGGGACGGGAGCGCCGCCCGAACGCGAAGGCCGGCGCTCGCGGCTCCTGCGCCGCCTGCGCCGTCACAGTCCGCCGCTCGCCGCGGACACCGTCGCGCCCATCGTCCTGCCGCCGGTCCGTGTCGGGCTCCTCACCAAGTTCCAGTTCCTGACCGCGAGCCTCGTGTTCCTGACCGCGGTCGCGATCACCGGCTACACGTTCTGGCGCGAGTGGGCCGGAGGAGAGATCGAGCTTCGCGCCCGGGCCACCACGCTCGCGACGATGCTCGCGGAGATCGCCGCCGAACCGCTCGCCACCGGCGATCGCGCGTCGATCGAGCAGGTGCTGAGGACGCTCGAACCGGGTACGATCCTCGGCTACGTCATCGTCATCGACACGAAGGGCCGTCGGGTCGCGGAGCGGCGCTACGGGGACTCCGCCTCGGCCGAACCGCTGCCGCCGCCTGCGCCCGGCTCGAACCAGGCTCCGGTATCGCTGCGCCGGACCCTCGGGTCGTCGACGTACGTGGAGACGGTGGCGCCGATCCGCGTCGGCTCCTCGCTGGCCGCGCGGGCCTCGCTCCGCGCGGGCGAGGTGATCGGCCGGGTCCAGGTGGGGCTCTCGCTGCAGACGCAGGCCGCGCGGTTTCGCACCTATGCCGCCGGCGTGCTGACCGTCGTCGCGATCGTGCTCGTGCTGGCGATGCTGATGGCGCTCGTCGTGTCGCACCGGCTGGTCGCGCCGATGCGGCGGCTGATGCGCGCGGCGCGCTCGGTCGCCGGCGGCCGCCTCGACGTGCACGTGCCGACCCGCTCGCGCGACGAACTGGGCCTTCTGACCCACACGTTCAACCACATGACCAAGCGGCTCGCCGAGTCGCAGGCCGAGGTCGTGAGCTACCAGCGCACGCTCGAGGACAAGGTGGCGCAGCGCACGCGCGAGCTCGAGATCGCCACCGCGCACGCCTACAAGCTCGCGCAGCACGACATCCTGACCGGACTGCCGAACCGCTCGCTCTTGAACCAGCGGCTGCGCCAGATCATCGCCACCGCGCAGCGCGACGGCACGCAGGTCGCCTGCCTGTTCCTCGACTTCGACCATTTCAAGCGCATCAACGACACGCTCGGACACGACGCGGGAGACCAGTTGCTGCAGTCGATCGCGCAGCGGCTCGGCGGCGCGGTGCGCGAGTCGGACACGGTCGCGCGCCTGGGCGGCGACGAATTCGTGCTGGTGCTGCCGGGCCTCGACCCGGCGCACGCGACCTTCGAGGTGATGAGCGTCGTCCATCGCGTGCGCGAATCGTTCCTCGCGCCGTTCAAGGTGGCCGACCAGTCGCCGACGCTCACCTGCTCGGTCGGCGTGTCGATCTTCCCGCTCGATGCCCAGGATCCGGCGACGCTGATCAAGCAGGCGGACACCGCGATGTACGCCGCGAAGGAAGCGGGCCGCAACGCCTACCGCTTCTACACGGCCGACATGAACGCTCGTGTCCAGCAGCGCCTGCAGATCGAGACCGACATGCGCCGCGGCCTGATGGACGACGAGTTCTTCCTCGTCTACCAGCCGCAGGTCGCGACCGCCACCGGGCGCGCGCTCGCGGTCGAGGCGCTCCTGCGCTGGCGCGACCCCGAGCGCGGCGTCATCGGGCCGTCGGAGTTCATTCCGATCGCCGAGGAGTCCGGCATGATCCAGGCGCTCGGCGCGCGCGTGCTGCGCGAGGCCTGCCGGCAGGTCGCCGACTGGCATCGCCGCGGAATGCCGATGCGTCTGTCGGTCAACCTGTCGGTGCAGCAACTCCAGCACGAGAGCTGGCTCGCGATCGTCACCGAGGCGCTCGCGAGTTCGGGCCTCGCCGCGCGCGAACTCGACCTCGAGATCACCGAGAGCGTGATCATCACGCACCCGGACAAGGTGGTCGCGACGCTCGGCAAGCTGAAGGAGATGGGGGTGTCGATCACCGTGGACGACTTCGGCACCGGCTACTCGTCGCTCTCCTACCTCGCGCGGCTGCCGATCCAGGGGCTCAAGATCGACCAGCGCTTCGTCCACGGCATCGAGCGCAATCCCAACGACGAGACGATCACGCAGGCGATCATCGCGCTCGCCCGCTCGCTCGGCCTGCGTTGCGTCGCGGAGGGCGTCGAGACGCGCCCGCAGATCGAGTTCCTGCGCCGGCACGGCTGCGAGTACGCGCAGGGCTTCCTCGTGTGCCCGCCGCTCGAGAGCGAGGAGCTTCGCGCCTGGTGGACGACGCGCGCGAGCGAGCCCTCCGCCGCACAGCCCGAGCTGTTCCCGGCGGGTACCTGA
- a CDS encoding fumarate hydratase, whose product MRAIRQDDLITSVADALQYISYYHPVDYIEALGEAWAAEASPAAKDAIAQILTNSRMCAEGHRPICQDTGIVVAFVKVGMDVRFEGATMSVTEMVNEGVRRAYNHPDNRLRASVLVDPAGRRTNTKDNAPAVVHFDLVPGDTIDVRISAKGGGSENKSKLAMLNPSDSIVDWVLKTVPTMGAGWCPPGMLGIGIGGTAEKAMVLAKEALMERIDIHELRARGPKNRLEELRLELMDKVNALGIGAQGLGGLSTVLDVKILDYPTHAASLPVAMIPNCAATRHAHFTLDGGGPARLDPPDLSRWPKVEWTPAPESRRVDLDTLTPAQVASWKPGERLLLNGRMLTGRDAAHKRIVDMLAKGETLPVDFTRRVIYYVGPVDPVRDEVVGPAGPTTSTRMDKFTETMLAQTGLVAMVGKAERGPVAIEAIRKHRAAYLMAVGGAAYLVAKAIRGARVLAFPDLGMEAIYEFDVRDMPVTVAVDANGTSVHETGPREWQARIGGIPVASA is encoded by the coding sequence ATGCGCGCGATTCGACAGGACGACCTGATCACGAGCGTCGCCGACGCCCTTCAGTACATCTCGTACTACCACCCGGTCGACTACATCGAGGCGCTCGGCGAGGCCTGGGCCGCCGAGGCGTCGCCGGCCGCGAAGGACGCGATCGCGCAGATCCTCACCAATTCGCGCATGTGCGCCGAGGGTCACCGGCCGATCTGCCAGGACACCGGCATCGTCGTCGCGTTCGTGAAGGTCGGCATGGACGTGCGCTTCGAGGGCGCGACGATGTCGGTCACCGAGATGGTCAACGAAGGCGTGCGCCGCGCCTACAACCATCCGGACAACCGGCTGCGCGCCTCCGTGCTCGTCGACCCCGCGGGCCGGCGCACGAACACGAAGGACAACGCGCCGGCGGTCGTGCACTTCGACCTGGTGCCCGGCGACACGATCGACGTCCGCATCTCGGCGAAAGGCGGCGGCAGCGAGAACAAGTCGAAGCTCGCGATGCTGAACCCGTCCGACTCGATCGTCGACTGGGTGCTGAAGACGGTGCCGACGATGGGCGCCGGCTGGTGCCCGCCGGGCATGCTGGGGATCGGCATCGGCGGAACCGCCGAGAAGGCGATGGTGCTCGCGAAGGAAGCGCTGATGGAGCGAATCGACATCCACGAGCTTCGCGCGCGCGGGCCGAAGAACCGCCTGGAGGAGTTGCGGCTCGAACTGATGGACAAGGTCAACGCGCTCGGCATCGGCGCGCAGGGACTCGGCGGCCTTTCGACCGTGCTCGACGTGAAGATCCTCGACTACCCGACGCACGCGGCGAGCCTGCCGGTGGCGATGATCCCGAACTGCGCGGCCACGCGGCACGCGCACTTCACGCTCGACGGCGGCGGGCCGGCGAGGCTCGACCCGCCGGACCTGTCGCGCTGGCCGAAGGTCGAGTGGACGCCCGCGCCCGAGTCGCGGCGCGTCGACCTCGACACGCTGACCCCCGCCCAAGTCGCATCGTGGAAGCCGGGCGAGCGCCTGCTGCTGAACGGCCGGATGCTCACCGGCCGCGACGCCGCGCACAAGCGCATCGTCGACATGCTGGCGAAGGGCGAGACGCTCCCGGTCGACTTCACCCGCCGGGTCATCTACTACGTCGGCCCGGTCGACCCGGTGCGCGACGAGGTCGTCGGACCGGCCGGCCCCACGACGTCGACGCGCATGGACAAGTTCACCGAGACGATGCTCGCGCAGACCGGGCTCGTCGCGATGGTGGGGAAAGCCGAGCGCGGTCCGGTCGCGATCGAGGCGATCCGCAAGCACCGCGCGGCGTACCTGATGGCGGTCGGAGGCGCGGCGTACCTCGTCGCGAAAGCGATCCGCGGCGCGCGGGTGCTCGCGTTCCCGGACCTCGGGATGGAGGCGATCTACGAGTTCGACGTCCGCGACATGCCGGTGACGGTGGCGGTCGACGCGAACGGCACTTCGGTGCACGAGACCGGCCCGCGCGAGTGGCAGGCGCGGATCGGCGGGATTCCGGTCGCCTCCGCCTGA
- a CDS encoding TIGR00645 family protein → MPRSLHAPPPGAARTMHPLPRIIFLSRWLQLPLYLGLILAQCVYVWQFWVELVHLLQASFGDADALEAIRRSVAVPGAAGSTEQSRETLTMLLVLGLIDVVMISNLLIMVIIGGYETFVSRMRLEGHPDQPEWLSHVNASVLKVKLATAIIGISSIHLLRTFINASAYDEKTLLWQTAIHITFLLSAMAIAVTDRLMPQPKAHAARHAGAAADAH, encoded by the coding sequence ATGCCCCGGTCCCTCCATGCTCCTCCTCCGGGGGCAGCGCGCACGATGCACCCGTTGCCCCGGATCATCTTCCTGTCCCGCTGGCTCCAGTTGCCGCTCTACCTGGGCCTCATCCTCGCGCAGTGCGTCTACGTCTGGCAGTTCTGGGTCGAACTCGTCCACCTGCTGCAGGCGTCGTTCGGCGACGCGGACGCCCTCGAGGCCATCCGCAGGTCCGTGGCGGTGCCCGGCGCGGCCGGGAGCACCGAGCAGTCGCGCGAGACGCTCACGATGCTGCTCGTGCTCGGCTTGATCGACGTGGTGATGATCTCGAACCTCCTCATCATGGTGATCATCGGCGGCTACGAGACCTTCGTCTCGCGCATGCGGCTCGAGGGCCATCCGGACCAGCCGGAGTGGCTCTCGCACGTCAACGCGAGCGTGCTCAAGGTGAAGCTCGCCACCGCGATCATCGGCATCTCGTCGATCCACCTGCTGCGCACGTTCATCAACGCATCCGCGTACGACGAGAAGACGCTGCTGTGGCAGACCGCGATCCACATCACCTTCCTGCTGTCGGCGATGGCGATCGCCGTCACCGACCGGCTGATGCCGCAGCCGAAGGCGCACGCGGCGCGCCACGCGGGCGCCGCGGCCGACGCACACTGA
- the acs gene encoding acetate--CoA ligase has protein sequence MSTNIQSVLQENRHFAPSAAFVAQANVKPADFAALNAEAARDYEGFWARLARENLAWHKPFTQVLDQSNPPFYRWFADGELNASYNCLDRNVEAGRGDRVAIVFESDDGKVTKVTYRDLLARTCRLANGLKSLGVQKGDRVIIYVPMSVEGVVAMQACARIGATHSVVFGGFSAKSLQERIIDAGAKYVITADEQMRGGKALPIKAIVDEAIGLGGCEHVKSVVVYRRTGNAVTMKAGRDVWMHDLVAKQADACPPTWVGAEHPLFVLYTSGSTGKPKGVQHSTAGYLLWCALTMKWVFDLKPNDVFWCTADIGWVTGHSYITYGPTAVGGTEVVFEGVPTWPNAGRFWEIIARHKVTVFYTAPTAIRSLIKLADSDAAVHPSRYDLSSLRLLGSVGEPINPEAWMWYYRNVGREKCPIVDTWWQTETGGHMITPLPGVTALRPGSCTLPLPGIMAAIVDETGHDVPNGQGGMLVVKKPWPAMIRTIWGDPDRYRKSYFPDELGGRLYLAGDGSVRDPEHGYFTIMGRIDDVLNVSGHRLGTMEVESALVANPIVAEAAVVGRPDDMTGEAVCAFVVLKRPRPTGDEAQKLAKELRDWVGKEIGPIAKPKDIRFGDNLPKTRSGKIMRRLLRSIAKGEAITQDVSTLENPAILDQLKQSA, from the coding sequence ATGTCCACGAACATCCAATCGGTGCTTCAGGAGAATCGCCATTTCGCCCCGTCGGCGGCGTTCGTCGCGCAGGCGAACGTCAAGCCGGCCGACTTCGCCGCGCTCAACGCCGAGGCGGCGCGCGACTACGAGGGCTTCTGGGCGCGGCTCGCGCGCGAGAATCTCGCCTGGCACAAGCCGTTCACGCAGGTCCTCGACCAGTCGAACCCGCCGTTCTACCGCTGGTTCGCCGACGGCGAATTGAACGCGTCGTACAACTGCCTCGACCGCAACGTCGAGGCGGGCCGGGGCGACCGGGTCGCCATCGTCTTCGAGAGCGACGACGGCAAGGTCACGAAAGTGACCTACCGTGACCTCCTCGCGCGCACCTGCCGCCTCGCCAACGGGCTCAAGTCTCTCGGCGTGCAGAAGGGCGATCGGGTGATCATCTATGTCCCGATGTCGGTCGAGGGCGTGGTCGCGATGCAGGCCTGCGCGCGCATCGGCGCGACGCACTCGGTGGTGTTCGGCGGCTTCTCGGCGAAGTCGCTGCAGGAACGGATCATCGACGCCGGTGCGAAGTACGTGATCACGGCGGACGAGCAGATGCGCGGCGGCAAGGCGCTGCCGATCAAGGCGATCGTCGACGAGGCGATCGGACTGGGCGGCTGCGAGCACGTGAAGAGCGTCGTGGTCTACCGGCGCACCGGCAACGCGGTGACGATGAAGGCCGGGCGCGACGTGTGGATGCACGATCTCGTCGCGAAGCAGGCGGACGCCTGCCCGCCGACCTGGGTCGGCGCCGAACACCCGCTGTTCGTCCTCTACACGTCGGGCTCGACCGGCAAACCGAAGGGCGTGCAGCACTCGACCGCCGGCTACCTGCTGTGGTGCGCGCTCACGATGAAGTGGGTGTTCGATCTCAAGCCGAACGACGTCTTCTGGTGCACCGCCGACATCGGCTGGGTGACCGGCCACTCGTACATCACCTACGGCCCGACCGCCGTCGGCGGCACCGAGGTGGTGTTCGAAGGCGTGCCGACCTGGCCGAACGCGGGCCGCTTCTGGGAGATCATCGCGCGGCACAAGGTCACCGTCTTCTACACCGCGCCGACCGCGATCCGCTCGCTCATCAAGCTCGCCGATTCGGACGCCGCGGTGCATCCGTCGCGCTACGACCTCTCGTCGCTGCGCCTCCTGGGCTCGGTCGGCGAGCCGATCAATCCCGAGGCGTGGATGTGGTACTACCGCAACGTCGGCCGCGAGAAGTGCCCGATCGTCGACACCTGGTGGCAGACCGAGACCGGCGGCCACATGATCACGCCGCTGCCCGGCGTCACCGCGCTGCGCCCCGGGTCGTGCACGCTGCCGCTCCCCGGCATCATGGCCGCGATCGTCGACGAGACCGGCCACGACGTTCCGAACGGGCAGGGCGGCATGCTGGTGGTGAAGAAGCCGTGGCCCGCGATGATCCGCACGATCTGGGGCGACCCGGACCGCTACCGCAAGAGCTATTTCCCCGACGAGCTCGGCGGGCGGCTCTACCTCGCGGGCGACGGGTCGGTGCGCGACCCCGAGCACGGGTACTTCACGATCATGGGCCGCATCGACGACGTGCTCAACGTGTCGGGGCACCGGCTCGGCACGATGGAAGTGGAGTCGGCGCTGGTGGCGAATCCGATCGTGGCGGAGGCCGCGGTCGTCGGCCGCCCGGACGACATGACCGGCGAGGCGGTGTGTGCGTTCGTGGTGCTGAAGCGCCCGCGGCCCACCGGCGACGAGGCCCAGAAGCTCGCGAAGGAGCTGCGCGACTGGGTCGGCAAGGAGATCGGACCGATCGCGAAGCCCAAGGACATCCGCTTCGGCGACAACCTGCCGAAGACCCGGTCCGGCAAGATCATGCGCCGGCTCCTGCGTTCGATCGCGAAGGGCGAGGCGATCACGCAGGACGTGTCGACGCTCGAGAATCCGGCGATCCTCGACCAGCTGAAGCAGTCGGCCTGA